From the genome of Sulfurovum sp. NBC37-1, one region includes:
- the tpx gene encoding thiol peroxidase — protein sequence MATVTFKNDIVCNLAGNEINVGDTAPVVTVVNCNPMLQDEQVGGEGKVQLVVAVPSLDTGVCDAETRRFNSEAAGLDGVEVITVSMDLPFAAARWCGAAGIENIKVCSDFRNKDFGNAYGVLLADGPLAGVLARVIFVIGKDGKVTYKQTVPEITEEPNYEEALEAAKAAANA from the coding sequence ATGGCAACAGTAACATTTAAAAACGACATCGTATGTAACCTCGCAGGTAATGAGATCAATGTAGGTGACACGGCACCGGTAGTAACAGTAGTAAATTGTAACCCAATGCTTCAGGACGAGCAGGTAGGCGGAGAAGGTAAAGTTCAACTTGTAGTAGCGGTTCCTTCACTTGATACAGGTGTATGTGATGCAGAAACAAGAAGATTCAACTCTGAAGCAGCTGGCCTTGACGGTGTAGAAGTGATCACAGTATCTATGGACCTTCCATTTGCAGCGGCAAGATGGTGTGGCGCAGCTGGAATCGAAAACATCAAAGTCTGTTCAGACTTCAGAAACAAAGATTTCGGTAACGCTTACGGTGTACTTTTGGCAGACGGTCCTTTGGCAGGTGTTCTTGCAAGAGTGATCTTCGTGATCGGTAAAGACGGGAAAGTGACTTACAAGCAGACTGTTCCTGAAATTACAGAAGAGCCTAACTACGAAGAAGCACTTGAAGCTGCAAAAGCTGCTGCTAACGCGTAA
- a CDS encoding L,D-transpeptidase family protein, translated as MNNKIYFLIYSIVLVLFFSGCEPSGPKNQYNLSECKKELMTAEDYSEADAIDRIVVVKKERKMYLYKDGKVKGTFPISLGRNPVGHKQQKGDYRTPEGEFFIHRKLCSPKYYRSLCISYPRPEDKARARARGVNPGGDITIHAQPKWNADGKGDKYTLNRNWTQGCVAVTNSSMKKLWYAVREGVPVTIK; from the coding sequence ATGAATAATAAAATCTATTTTTTAATCTATTCTATTGTTTTGGTACTGTTTTTCTCCGGTTGTGAACCCAGTGGGCCAAAGAACCAATATAATCTTTCTGAATGCAAAAAAGAATTGATGACAGCTGAGGATTACTCGGAAGCGGATGCCATTGACCGGATAGTGGTGGTCAAAAAAGAGCGGAAGATGTATCTCTACAAAGATGGTAAGGTCAAGGGTACTTTCCCGATCTCTCTGGGAAGGAACCCCGTAGGGCACAAGCAGCAAAAAGGCGATTATCGCACACCTGAAGGGGAATTCTTCATCCACAGAAAACTTTGTTCCCCCAAATACTACCGTTCTTTGTGCATCTCCTACCCCAGACCGGAAGACAAAGCCCGCGCGAGAGCAAGAGGTGTGAATCCGGGTGGAGATATCACCATCCATGCACAGCCCAAGTGGAATGCGGATGGTAAGGGGGACAAGTATACACTGAACAGGAATTGGACGCAGGGATGTGTCGCGGTGACGAACAGTTCAATGAAAAAGCTGTGGTATGCGGTACGCGAAGGTGTACCTGTTACGATAAAGTAG
- a CDS encoding L,D-transpeptidase family protein: MIKNIVLLSILGTAVFISGCGEPRAYGKVDNTPYAIGECRQELSHGTDVDQGKLADKIVVYKKKRKLSMYRQGKLLYACKISLGKNGDKGNKIQAGDYRTPEGSYWIVRKKCDPRLYKSLMISYPNEADKARARAHGAKPGGYITIHGQPKWNADGHADRYTLAHDWTEGCMAVPNKAIDTLWRSVKNGVKIDIHP; encoded by the coding sequence ATGATAAAAAATATCGTATTACTGTCTATTTTGGGAACAGCAGTTTTCATAAGCGGATGCGGGGAACCACGGGCTTATGGAAAAGTAGATAATACGCCTTATGCCATAGGTGAGTGCAGACAGGAACTCTCACATGGTACGGATGTGGACCAAGGCAAACTCGCGGACAAGATAGTTGTGTATAAAAAGAAACGAAAACTTTCAATGTACAGGCAGGGAAAGCTGCTCTATGCCTGCAAGATCTCTCTGGGAAAGAACGGGGACAAAGGGAACAAGATCCAGGCAGGGGACTACCGTACACCGGAAGGAAGCTATTGGATAGTACGTAAAAAATGTGACCCGAGACTCTATAAATCTCTGATGATATCCTACCCTAATGAAGCGGACAAGGCAAGAGCAAGAGCCCATGGAGCAAAGCCGGGAGGTTACATTACCATTCATGGCCAGCCCAAATGGAATGCGGACGGACATGCTGACCGCTATACACTGGCACACGACTGGACAGAAGGATGTATGGCCGTACCGAACAAAGCCATAGATACACTTTGGAGATCAGTAAAAAATGGCGTGAAGATAGATATTCATCCATAA
- a CDS encoding DUF1566 domain-containing protein — protein MKSIFIAVGMTMSFGLLFAGGDVSTVAPISEAGANCYPDSVYIEKDAQLMWQDQKYIDKEDGAYKREHSYSKAGSWKHAMNYCKRLDYAGYTDWRLPTSDELIHVHKIPGQVFKYFREGDFWSSTPTVGNKYNAIYSADSYQYQRKPSQSNYIRCVRCTALDVRR, from the coding sequence ATGAAGAGTATATTCATTGCAGTGGGTATGACTATGTCATTTGGACTACTGTTTGCAGGAGGGGATGTTTCAACGGTTGCACCCATTTCGGAAGCGGGTGCAAACTGTTACCCTGATAGTGTATATATCGAAAAGGATGCCCAGTTGATGTGGCAGGACCAAAAATATATAGACAAAGAGGACGGAGCATACAAGAGAGAGCATTCTTACAGTAAAGCGGGTTCATGGAAACATGCCATGAATTACTGTAAAAGACTTGATTATGCAGGATATACGGATTGGAGACTTCCTACTTCGGATGAGTTGATCCATGTACATAAAATTCCGGGACAGGTGTTCAAGTATTTCAGAGAAGGAGACTTCTGGAGTTCCACGCCGACGGTAGGGAACAAATACAATGCCATTTATTCGGCGGATTCATACCAGTATCAGCGCAAGCCAAGCCAGTCAAATTATATTAGGTGTGTCCGTTGTACGGCTTTGGACGTACGACGATAA
- a CDS encoding UDP-N-acetylmuramate dehydrogenase, giving the protein MFYKTIDFSKYSSIKIGQPTEVLMIEKGDIIPTDRYLVGGANNLLVSPNPTPLMMLSKDFAFIEQDKDMLVIGAAMPTGRIVSYCKKNDIGDFEFCAKLPGTLGGMLAMNAGLKSYEIFNILHSIEIDGHWIEKKDIPYGYRYAELSGIATAAKFPIHKGFSQDLLDELLSLRNNQPHEPSAGSAFKNPANDYAGRLIEAVGLKGIKKGVMQWSEVHANFLVNLGGGTYEDAKYLLDLAKERVEAQFGITLQEEVKLL; this is encoded by the coding sequence TTGTTTTATAAGACCATAGATTTCTCCAAATACTCCAGTATAAAGATTGGACAGCCCACCGAAGTGCTGATGATCGAAAAAGGAGATATAATCCCCACTGACCGCTACCTTGTAGGAGGGGCTAACAATCTTCTTGTTTCACCAAATCCAACACCACTGATGATGCTAAGTAAAGACTTTGCTTTTATTGAACAGGATAAGGATATGCTTGTTATCGGTGCCGCCATGCCTACAGGGCGTATCGTCTCCTATTGCAAAAAAAATGATATTGGCGATTTTGAATTCTGCGCCAAGCTGCCGGGAACTCTCGGTGGCATGCTTGCAATGAACGCAGGGCTAAAGTCTTACGAGATCTTCAATATCCTGCACAGTATAGAGATAGATGGACATTGGATTGAAAAAAAGGATATCCCCTATGGATACCGTTATGCCGAACTTTCCGGTATTGCCACTGCAGCAAAATTTCCGATACACAAAGGATTCAGTCAGGATCTTCTTGACGAACTTCTTAGCCTGAGGAACAACCAGCCTCATGAGCCCAGTGCCGGTTCAGCTTTTAAAAATCCGGCGAATGACTATGCAGGAAGGCTGATCGAAGCGGTCGGGTTAAAAGGCATAAAAAAAGGGGTAATGCAATGGAGTGAAGTACATGCGAATTTTCTTGTAAATTTGGGAGGTGGTACCTACGAAGATGCCAAATATCTTTTGGATCTGGCGAAAGAAAGGGTCGAAGCGCAATTTGGCATTACACTTCAAGAGGAGGTCAAGCTCCTCTGA
- a CDS encoding menaquinone biosynthesis family protein yields MSRTIQLAHSPDADDIFMYYAIKFGWVDTKGYLFENIGLDIETLNVEALNGTYDVSAISFGMYPLIKEEYALLRTAVSFGEGYGPKLIRRKEKKLKRNFKVALSGKYTTNAMLFRIYYPDARPVYMDFLEIEKAVVNGKVDAGVLIHESILDFDESLEVEKEIWDIWVELAGEGLPLPLGGMAIRRSLPLNVAIDIENILVEGVKVANDKKEELCTKLEKDHLVRISDKLLKKYLDMYASDESVELSELQLKALDTLYDIGFKHGLWECPIKTEDYLIPKEYSELRTQ; encoded by the coding sequence ATGTCCAGAACCATACAGCTTGCCCACTCCCCCGATGCAGATGATATCTTCATGTACTATGCCATCAAATTCGGATGGGTAGATACCAAGGGATATCTCTTCGAGAATATCGGTCTGGATATCGAAACACTGAATGTCGAAGCACTCAACGGCACCTATGATGTCTCTGCCATTTCTTTTGGAATGTACCCGCTCATCAAAGAGGAATATGCTCTCCTGCGTACCGCTGTAAGTTTCGGTGAAGGGTATGGCCCCAAACTGATCAGGCGTAAAGAAAAAAAGCTAAAACGTAACTTCAAAGTGGCACTCTCCGGAAAATATACAACCAATGCCATGCTTTTTCGTATCTATTATCCGGATGCACGCCCTGTCTATATGGACTTCCTCGAGATCGAAAAGGCGGTAGTGAATGGTAAGGTGGATGCCGGTGTACTCATCCACGAATCGATCCTTGATTTTGATGAAAGCCTGGAGGTTGAAAAAGAGATCTGGGATATCTGGGTGGAACTTGCGGGAGAGGGACTGCCTCTTCCTCTGGGAGGAATGGCCATCCGAAGAAGCCTCCCTCTGAACGTTGCCATTGACATAGAGAACATTCTCGTAGAAGGGGTCAAGGTCGCCAATGACAAAAAAGAGGAACTCTGCACCAAACTGGAAAAAGACCATCTGGTCAGGATTTCCGACAAGTTGCTCAAAAAATATCTCGACATGTATGCATCGGATGAATCAGTAGAACTCTCTGAGCTACAGCTCAAAGCACTCGATACACTCTACGATATCGGCTTCAAGCATGGCCTATGGGAATGTCCGATCAAAACAGAAGATTATCTTATTCCCAAAGAGTACAGTGAACTACGGACACAATAA